A DNA window from Allokutzneria albata contains the following coding sequences:
- a CDS encoding flavin-containing monooxygenase — protein MTEVDALVIGGGPSGLATAHALRHTGREPVVLEAGPEAVGSWPSYYDSLTLFSPARFSGLPGMVFPGDPEHYPHRDEVVDYLRRYAKHLAVDIRTGHRAESVHHDGPGFRVRLTNGAEVRTRVLVAATGSFGRPHRPDLKSFTGKLLHASEYREPTPFAGQRVVVVGAGNSAVQIGVELAAHAQVTLATRKPIRFVPQRPLGRDAHFWATATGIDSAPVGHLLRTPPHQPVLDHGRYRAALTAGAPDQRRLFTALDGTRVIWPDGSREHVDTIILATGYRPDLSYITALGALDGEGRPHQRRGLSTTHPGLGFVGLEWQRSLALATLRGVGRDARYVVSRLLARTS, from the coding sequence GTGACCGAGGTCGACGCTCTCGTGATCGGTGGCGGGCCGTCCGGGCTCGCCACCGCCCACGCCCTGCGCCACACCGGGCGTGAACCGGTCGTGCTGGAAGCCGGGCCGGAGGCGGTGGGGTCGTGGCCGTCCTACTACGACAGCCTCACCCTGTTCTCCCCGGCCCGTTTCAGCGGCCTGCCGGGCATGGTCTTCCCCGGTGATCCCGAGCACTATCCGCACCGCGACGAGGTTGTGGACTACTTGCGCCGCTACGCCAAGCACCTCGCCGTGGACATCCGCACCGGCCACCGAGCCGAGTCCGTCCACCACGACGGGCCAGGCTTTCGGGTACGACTGACCAACGGCGCCGAAGTGCGCACGCGCGTCCTGGTCGCTGCCACCGGCTCGTTCGGCCGCCCTCATCGACCGGACCTGAAATCCTTCACCGGCAAGCTTCTGCACGCCTCCGAGTACCGGGAGCCCACGCCGTTCGCGGGGCAGCGGGTCGTGGTCGTCGGCGCGGGGAACTCCGCCGTGCAGATCGGCGTCGAACTCGCCGCCCACGCCCAGGTCACCCTCGCCACCCGCAAGCCCATCCGGTTCGTCCCCCAACGCCCTCTCGGGCGGGACGCGCATTTTTGGGCCACAGCAACGGGAATCGACAGCGCTCCGGTCGGTCACCTGCTGCGCACCCCGCCGCACCAGCCGGTGCTCGACCACGGTCGCTACCGCGCGGCGCTGACCGCCGGAGCGCCGGATCAGCGGCGGCTGTTCACCGCGCTCGACGGCACCCGGGTCATTTGGCCCGACGGAAGCCGCGAGCACGTGGACACGATCATCCTGGCCACCGGCTACCGCCCCGACCTGTCCTACATCACCGCTCTCGGCGCACTCGACGGCGAAGGCAGGCCACACCAACGGCGTGGCCTGTCCACCACGCACCCGGGCTTGGGTTTCGTCGGCCTGGAGTGGCAACGCAGCCTCGCCTTGGCAACGCTGCGCGGCGTCGGCCGCGACGCCCGCTACGTGGTGTCCCGGCTGCTGGCCCGAACCTCCTAG
- a CDS encoding arsenate reductase ArsC, with amino-acid sequence MSAVPEVLFVCVHNAGRSQMAAALLHHHAQGRVLVRSAGSAPAESVNPAVVEVMAELGLDLSEEFPKRLTTEAVQAADVVITMGCGDACPVFPGKRYLDWQLEDPAGKPVEQVRPIRDEIDRRVQRLLAELA; translated from the coding sequence GTGTCCGCTGTTCCCGAGGTGCTGTTCGTCTGCGTGCACAACGCGGGGCGATCGCAGATGGCCGCCGCGCTGCTGCACCACCACGCCCAGGGCCGGGTGCTGGTCCGCTCGGCGGGCTCCGCCCCGGCGGAGTCGGTCAATCCCGCGGTGGTGGAGGTGATGGCCGAACTCGGCTTGGACCTGTCCGAGGAGTTCCCCAAGCGGTTGACCACGGAGGCCGTGCAGGCCGCCGACGTGGTGATCACGATGGGCTGCGGTGACGCGTGCCCGGTCTTCCCCGGCAAGCGCTACCTGGACTGGCAGCTGGAGGACCCGGCGGGCAAACCGGTGGAGCAGGTGCGGCCGATCCGGGACGAGATCGACCGCCGCGTGCAGCGGCTGCTGGCCGAACTCGCCTGA
- the arsB gene encoding ACR3 family arsenite efflux transporter, with amino-acid sequence MASGPAPAVPAPGRLSTLDRFLPVWIGAAMAAGLLAGRWIPGLDVGLNAVTVDGISLPIAIGLLVMMYPVLAKVRYDRLGDVTRDRRLLWSSLLLNWVLGPALMFGLAWALLPDLPAYRTGLIVVGLARCIAMVVIWNDLACGDREAAAVLVALNSVFQVLAFGLLGWFYLAVLPGWLGLPQSDLAVSGWQIAKSVLIFLGIPLLAGYLTRRLGEKARGRDWYETRFLPKLGPVALYGLLFTIVVLFALQGAQITSRPLDVARIALPLLAYFALMWAGSYALGAALGLGYERTTTLAFTAAGNNFELAIAVAIATFGAASGQALAGVVGPLIEVPVLVGLVHVSLALRRRFTTVSR; translated from the coding sequence CTGGCCTCCGGCCCGGCTCCGGCCGTGCCCGCGCCGGGCAGGCTGTCGACGCTGGACCGGTTTCTGCCCGTGTGGATCGGCGCCGCGATGGCGGCGGGCCTGCTGGCCGGACGGTGGATCCCGGGACTGGACGTCGGGTTGAACGCGGTGACGGTCGACGGGATCTCGCTGCCGATCGCGATCGGCCTGCTGGTGATGATGTACCCGGTGCTGGCCAAGGTCCGGTACGACCGGCTCGGCGACGTCACCCGGGACCGGCGGCTGCTGTGGTCCTCACTGCTGCTGAACTGGGTGCTCGGCCCGGCGCTGATGTTCGGGCTCGCCTGGGCGCTGCTGCCGGACCTGCCCGCCTACCGGACCGGGCTGATCGTCGTCGGCCTGGCCCGGTGCATCGCCATGGTGGTCATCTGGAACGACCTGGCGTGCGGTGACCGGGAGGCCGCGGCGGTGCTGGTCGCGCTGAACTCGGTGTTCCAGGTGCTGGCCTTCGGCCTGCTGGGCTGGTTCTACCTGGCGGTGCTGCCCGGGTGGCTCGGGTTGCCGCAGAGCGATCTGGCGGTGTCGGGGTGGCAGATCGCCAAGAGCGTGCTGATCTTCCTCGGTATCCCGTTGCTGGCCGGGTACCTGACGCGCAGGCTGGGGGAGAAGGCCAGGGGCCGCGACTGGTACGAGACGAGGTTCCTGCCGAAGCTGGGCCCGGTCGCGCTGTACGGGTTGCTGTTCACCATCGTGGTGCTCTTCGCACTGCAAGGCGCGCAGATCACCAGCCGCCCGTTGGACGTCGCCCGGATCGCGCTGCCGCTGCTGGCCTACTTCGCCCTGATGTGGGCCGGTTCCTACGCCCTCGGCGCGGCACTGGGGCTGGGCTACGAGCGCACCACGACGCTGGCGTTCACCGCGGCGGGCAACAACTTCGAGCTGGCGATCGCGGTCGCCATCGCCACCTTCGGCGCCGCCAGCGGCCAGGCCCTCGCGGGGGTGGTCGGCCCGCTGATCGAGGTGCCCGTGCTCGTCGGCCTGGTCCATGTGTCGCTGGCGCTGCGCCGCCGTTTCACCACCGTGTCCCGCTGA